GTTTACACTTGAGACTAGTTATATGTTAAGAGTATCTAAATATTACATAATATCCTACAAAAAAAGGAGTTTTATATGCTAACGGCTGTGATTTTTTTTGCTAGCTATACTGCAATATCTGCGTTATTTATTTCTACTGTTGAATAAACTTGTAGGCTACAACGTTTTATCCTTTTCGATTGTCATTCGTACTTCCATCTCTTACCTCGGTTTGTTTCGCCGGGGTTTTCTATTTGAATTGCCAAAAAGCTTAATTTATACAAGCATCAAGAATTTGTACAGTTGTCCATTTTTGCTTTGAAAAAATTCAAAACGGGCTTAAAAGCTGTATATATAGGTAGAAAATGCATTGTTTCAGAACAATAGAGTACCTGCTGTGGTCATGCAAATAGTAAACAGAGATTTTCCCAAATACAATCTTAATTAAAGCTTTATAAGAGGAATAAAAGCCTGTAGCTTAGAAATTAAATCTTCTACAGTAGATGCAAAACAACTGAAAAGATAAACATGGCCACAGAAAATAGAATCGAACCTCGGCAAGTCGGCTCTACAGGTCTAGCTGTTTTCCCGCTAGCTCTCGGATGTATGGGTATGTCCGGTATGTACGGTTTGGCAGACGACAACGAAAGTATCGCCACTATCCATGCAGGTCTCGACCAAGGCATCACATTACTGGATACTGGCGATTTCTATGGCACTGGGCATAATGAAATGCTAATTGGTCGTGCGCTCAAAGATCGCCGAGACAAAGCTCTGTTGTCTGTGAAATTTGGTGCTTTGCGTTCTCCTGATGGAGGATGGATTGGGATCGATACGCGTCCAAGTTCGGTAAAAAACTTTGCAACTTATAGCCTTACCCGGTTGGGAGTTGATCATATTGATATCTACCGCCCAGCCCGGCTAGATCCGCAGGTTCCGATTGAGGACACCATCGGCGCGATCGCTGAACTTGTGACGGCTGGCTATGTCAGATATATCGGACTTTCGGAGGTGGGAGTTGACACTATCCGTCGCGCACACGCTGTTCACCCCATTAGTGACCTTCAAATTGAGTACTCCCTGATTAGCCGTAGCCCTGAAACCGAGATATTTTCTGTACTGGAAGAACTTGGCATTGGTGTGACTGCCTATGGTGTGCTTTCACGAGGATTGCTGAGTGGCTCAAATCCAGCTACACAGGGTGACTTCCGTGCCTACTTACCACGTTTCAGCTCAGAAAACCTAGCCCAAAACCAGCGCCTCGTCGAAGAGCTAAAGCAATTTGCTGCCAATAAGGGGGTTCTTCCTTCGCAGTTAGCTATTGCCTGGGTACTTGCGAAAAGTAAAAACATTGTTCCGGTAATTGGCGCCCGGAAGCGAAGCCAACTTGACGAATCGTTGGCAGCTGTTCATGTGAACTTATCACCAGAAGTTTGAGCCGTATTGAAGCAGCGATTCCCGCATCAGCGATCGCTGGAACCCGTTATGATGAACACCAGATGAAGATGCTCGACAGTGAATGGTAATGCTGTAAACAGCTTTGTTTTCCTGAGCAAAAAATTGGATTCAGCCGCCAAGTAAACCATTGGCTTTGTTCTACTTGGCAGATGCCTTTTTGTAGACAAGCTGAACTTCATGAGTATGTTAAAAAGTTAGTAGCAGATTTAGCAACAAAATCTCGTGTTGCTAAATTGACATCGGGTAGCACAATTGAAACAGGAGCTTTGGCTGTGTTTCTCTGACAACACCGATATACAATTAGATAGGTTTATAAAAATTAACAATGGTAGAACGCCCAATCAAAAAATCGGAACGTCAGGCTCAAGCAAACACTGACAACAATTCCGAAAATTTGGATTCTGTGCCTCTTGAATCCAATCCCAAAAACTCAAAACCAAACGCTAATCGCTCATTTGGTAAAGGAAAAAAAGCATCCTTTGGAGATGAAAAAAAGCAACAGGTTAATCCTGCACTGGCGCGTGGCCCGAGACCTGTTAAACCTAAAATCAATGTCAAAACAGAGCCTGAAACTGAATCAGACTCAATCTCTGAAGACCCTCAAGATTAACATTTTACGTAAAGTTCGCAGCCAAGCACTTTGATCACTTAATCAAAGTGCTTGGCTGCTACTTTTTTTAATGCTGCCTCCAAAAGACTGATAAATTTTGATAGGCGATCGCTCAAATTGACATATTTTATCTAAACTGGGTATCTTGCTCCATTCTCAATACCTGTAGGGTGGGCAGTTCCTACAACGTAAAAATAAGCGTTTGAGCGTATGGCAAGCATTGCCCACCCTACAGAGCATCTAGTAGATTTTGATCTAAAAATAGCAGATTACTTATTGCCAGCTCCAGGCTCAGTCAGCTGGCGGTGCAGTTCAGAATTAACTGTATCAGGTAAGACTTTGCTCACAGCCCCCTGAAGCTTTGTTTTGAGTGAGCCGGCAATCACATCGTCTTTACCTGCCATCAAGGCCTCGAAACCTTGCTTGGCGACAATAGCCGGATCGTCCTTTTGACTCTCACCTACTTTGGTGTCGTCCATACCTGCGCGGTGGAAGAAGTTGGTATCAGTCGGCCCAGGCATAAGCGCGGTGACGGTAACGCCGGTGTCCTTCAACTCGTTGCGTAGCCCTTCTGAAAAAGAGTGTACAAAAGCTTTAGAAGCTGCATAGACTGCCTCAAACGGGCCAGGCATCAGGGCGGCAATCGACGATGTGAAGAGGATTCGACCCTTGCCGCGCTCGACCATATCCTTGACCACCCGTTTGGCCAGATGTACAGATGACACAACATTCAGGTTGATAAGATTAAGTTCGTCCTTCAGGTCGGTCTCACGAGCGAAATCACCGCCAACACCGACACCTGCATTGATAGCGATCGCCTCCACTGGTCGCCCAGTTGCCTTAATCTGGTTGTAGAGTGTCTCAACACCATCATAGGTAGTGAGATCAGCTTGTACCGTCTCGACCTTGGTATCCAGATCCTCAAAGGCTTGAGCAGTTTCGTTAATGCTCGATCCGGTGGCTGTAACTAGAAGATCAAAACCGTTTTGAGCAAACTGTTTAGCAAGTTCGTAGCCGATGCCGTTGGATGCACCTGTCACGACAGCCAGGGGTCGAGTTACCAAACTATTCATAACCGTCCAAACTCCTATGTAATTGCTCCACATTCACTTGCTATAGCTTACTTGTGTCTCGCTACCGTTGTGGATGTGGGCTTTCAACCCTTATTATCTTAGGGAGCTAGGGGTGTGATTGCGTCTTTCCCGGGAAGTATTGCTAGTGTGTCTTTAAGGTTACTTTCTTATAGTTACGTATATATTTCTGCTGTTGCCAAAGAGTATGTAATTAGTTGGTGGCAGTGTAGATCAACCATTAGTTATCAATAAAAATAACACTTAAGATGGGTTCAATTTTCTCTAGCAAAGTTATACCAATTTGAAAAAAGAATGTGACAAATAAACCATGCTGTAGAGACGCGATTCATCGCGTCTTCACCCAAGGATGTGTTGCAATCATTAATTGAATTGGTATTAGAGGATGTCTGAAAAGTATCTTAAAAACATAAAAATTATTAAAGCCTAACCCCCAAATCCCCAATGCTCTAAGGGAAGGGGACAATTCAAAACCTCTCTCCGAAGCGGAGAGAGGTTAAAAGTATATTTTTAAACTTTTCAGACGTCTTCTTAGAAGTTATTGAAATTCGTTCCAATTCCCATACTGATGGTACAGCTAGGTCGTTTTCTAGCAAGATATTCTTGTAAAGCACCTTCAGTAACAACTCTTCGTCCATTTTGCTTGCGAGTGGAAAGCTGACCTGAGTGCAGGATTTGGTGGAATCTATTCTGATCTACCCCTAAACGTTTGGCTGCTTCACTAGACGAGATTCCACGATTTAACATACTTTAATTTTCCTAATTTTGGATTGTATTTTTGGAGCCTGAGATAGTCTTATTTACATTCCAGCATGATGCCTATATCTTAGAAAAAATTTTAACCTTATTGAGTAATTTTTCTAGCCAAAAAGTTAAGAAAGTATTAAATATACCTACTAAAAGGATAAATTTAAAATAATACTTCGCTAAAAACAAAGGTATTCTTTATTACTAAAGCTGATAGATTGAACTTTTTCTAGACTCAATTTTTATTCCTTCTGATAATGCTTTTTTAGATTTTTTTATTTTAAAATATTATGAAATATAATAACGCGTCTCTAACCGATAATTAATCCTGTCTTGATTTTTACAGTGAAATTGGAGTGAAAAGTAATATAGAGGTATTGACAAATACAGCAGCCCTAAATCAATTTTGAGAAAATAATAAAGTTGTGAATGCAACTAAGTATTGGGTGCAAAATATGGATGCGTTTGTTAACTGAATTTATCGCAAACAATCGATGATTTTGTCAAATCAAACGCGCACTTACGCACAAAATTATAAGGTAATTAAGATGACTTACGATTCCGATGATGTGCAAAAAATCCTTCAAATAGCACTCACTCGTAAACAGGAAGGTGAATTTTCACGAGAACAGCTTATAGAAATGGCATCCGAGTTGGGTATTTCTCCTAACATTTTGGAAAAAACTGAACAAAAGTGGTTAGCTGAACAAGAAGAAGAAGGCTTGCGGCACAAGTTTAATACTTTTAGACGCCGAGGCTTCCAATCACATTTTGTTACCTTCTTCGCAGTGAATTTATTCTTAGTTGTCTTGAATTTAATAACTAGTCCTAGTTATTTTTGGGCTATATTTCCAATATTAGGATGGGGCTTAGGACTGTTTTTACATTGGTGGAGTGTTTATCACAGTAAAACAGAGGATTACGAAATAGCTTTTCAGAAATGGCGCTCACAAACTTAACTTTTTTGACTTTAAAAAACGGAGATGCTCAGAAGATGTTTTAAGTTTTAAAAGCAATGAGTTTCTCTAAGCTCTGATCTGTATTATGATAATTTTTTGCAGCGTTCGTTTCACTTGATTGCTAGAAGTGAAGGCGATCGCTTTTTTTTGAGAGGAGATAGCGTGACCTCACCTATAGATGCTTTCTGGCTCAGTCGCCCTTCCACAGAGGTTGCGCCCGCACTAATTGGTTGTACCCTCGTCCGCCAAATGCCAGATGGACTAGTTATTCGGGGTCTGATTGTTGAAACTGAAGCCTATACATCCAATGACCCTGCGATGCACGCCTATCGTGGACGCACCAAACGAAACCAAGTGATGTTCGGCCCCGCAGGTAGGGCATATGTGTATCAGATATACGGAAGCTACTACTGTCTAAACATCGTAACTGACCAAGATGAAGTCGCGAGTGCTGTTCTCATCCGTGCGCTGATGCTAGAGAGCATTCCTCCCTGGATTTCTTCTTCAGACAAACTAAAACTCCATCGAATTGCTGCTGGCCCTGGGAAGCTCTGCCGCGCACTGATGATTGATGTCACCTTGAACACTACACAACTTCAACCAGGACAAGCATTATGGTTAGAACATCGTGATTCTCAGTTCCAGCAACAGCTAGAACAAGAGGATTTAACCCTAATACAAACTATTCGTATCGGCTTGACTAAAGGCGTAGATTTACCTTGGCGCTGGTACTTGTCTAACTGTCCTGCTGTATCTAAAACAGTAAGCAGCAACAGGACTTTAAAGCTTACCTAGTAGTCTGTCTCATTAGTTTTGAGAGGGTTGAGAAACGAACCGCATACTCCTACGGAGAAGCAAGCTACGCGTTAGCGTCTCCCCTTATCCCAAAGGACTACGGTGTACAACCAGAGAACACATTTTTTGCCGCTCAGCGACCGGTCATTTGCTCCAGCTTTTCGGGGTATCGAGCTCCTTGCACCGTGATCTTGGAGGCGGCGTCATCAATGTCACGCAGATCATCGGGTGTGAGTTCGACTGAGACTGCCCCGATGTTTTCGTCTAAGCGATGCAGCTTCGTAGTGCCTGGGATCGGAACAATCCACGGCTTCTGGGCTAGCAGCCAGGCGATCGCAATCTGAGCAGGTGTAGCCTGCTTCTGTTCGGCGATGCTGCCAAGCAGATTAATCAGGGACTGATTCGCCTTGAGAGCCTCCGGGGTGAAGCGAGGTAGGGTACTGCGGAAGTCGGAACTGTCGAAGGTTGTGCTTTCGTCAATCTTGCCAGTGAGAAAGCCCTTGCCCAGTGGGCTGTACGGAACAAAGCCGATTCCAAGTTCCTCAAGGGTTGGTATCACTTCCTTTTCAGGAGTCCTCGTCCAGAGGGAATATTCGCTCTGGAGAGCCGTGATCGGCTGAACCGCGTGTGCGCAACGAATCGTTTGTACTCCTGCTTCAGAGAGTCCAAAGTGCTTCACCTTACCTGACTGAATTAGTTCCTTCACTGCTCCAGCCACGTCTTCGATCGGCACGTTCGGGTCAACCCGGTGCTGATAGAGCAGGTCGATCGCCTCCACCTTGAGTCGCTTGAGCGAACCCTCCACAGCTTCCTTAATATGCTCCGGTCGGCTATTCAGTCCGGGTGAACCCTTCATGCCACGGGGATCGGAATTCGGACTGATGTCGAACCCGAATTTGGTGGCGATGACCACTTGGTCGCGGAAGGGAGCGAGGGCTTCACCCACAAGCTCTTCGTTTAGGAACGGGCCGTAGACCTCGGCGGTGTCAAAGAATGTAATGCCGCGATCAAAGGCAGCCCGAAGAAGAGCGGTCATCTCTTGTGTGTTTTTGGGTGGGCCATAAGAAAAGCTCATTCCCATGCAGCCCAGCCCGATCACCGAGACTTCCAAATTACTGTTTCCAAGTTTGCGCTTTTGCATTTTTTGAACTCCTGTCTTTGAGTTAAAGGTCAGAATTGTCATTCATAAATAAACGACCCAGATTGAAATTGTGGCCGCTACCGTGCGGCACGCCAACATACCTGATCGCTCCACCGGGACGTGCAATGCCGATCGCTGTTGCCATTGCAGACTCACTGCCCACACACTCAAGTACCGACTCTGCGCCACCTTGAGTCATCTCTCTCACAGCCGCGATGGGCTACGCCCCGCCGTAGGCGATCGCACTCAGCCTAACCACCAGCACTATCCTTACCAAAGCTGCGCGGTTGGGCCAATTGTAAATTCGTTCACGTTTGTGTCTTCTGGCTGGTCAATCGCAAACGCCACAACATTGGCTACTCGATCTGGTGAGATGCCATATTGCTCATACAACTCTGTCATTTTTTCAGCCACATCTTGGTCAGTAATCTGATTTAACAACTCAGTGTTAATTGCAGCAGGATAAATTGTCGCAGTACGAATGTTAGTTCCCTCTTGAGCAGACTCCATGCGTAGAACTTCCATGAAATCGCGCACGAACCATTTCGTCCCACCATACACTGCACCACCTGGATAAGCTTTTAATCCAGCAACCGATGAAGTTGTGATAACATGCCCAGACTTTTGGCTAATAAAAGTTGGCAACACAGCAGCGATACCATTTAGTACACCCTTGATATTGATATCAACTGTTTGATTCCATTCATCAGTTTTAAATGCAGAAAGTGGAGAATTTGGCATTATGCCAGCGTTCAAGAAAATAACATCGACGCCTCCAAATCTTTCCTTGGCAAGCTTGACGATTTCAGCGTTATCAGATGGGTTAACTACATCCATCGCTTGATAGACTGCTTGTCCGCCATCTCTTTGAATTTCATCAACCAGTTGTCTCAATTGGTGCTCGCGTCGCGCGCCCAATACGACTTTAGCGCCTTTGCTTGCAAGCAATTTCGCAGTTGCTTCACCAATGCCTGATGATGCGCCGGTAATAATCACAACTTTGTCTTTAATCATCTTATTCCTCTTTTTGTTGAGTAACTATTGAGTTCTGCAAGAGCGGACTTCTGAGCGGGTGCTTGGGAGTTCTTATGCGAGGCGCGCGTTTTGTCGAGCGCAACTGCCGCCGTCGTGCCGATTGCACTAATCAAGAAGGGTAGTATAACGAGGTGTTTCATTGAGTTCTCCAAATGTTGCCTGGCGGGATCTCCACTCACTGCAACGGTGTCACGGTTGGCGACGAACAATCACTGCACCGTTTGACCGCCATCGACGACCAAGGCGTGTCCGACGATGAAGGCAGCCGCGTCTGAACACAGCCAGACAACGGCATTGGCAATCTCTTCGGGTTGACCCATCCGTCCGATCGGCTCCTCTGCAATTACCTGCTTGCGTCCTTCAGCAGTACCGCCAGTGAAGCGATCCATCATCGGTGTGTCAATGTAACCAGGGGCAACGGCGTTGACGCGGATGTTCTGCGAGGCATAGTCGAGAGCCGCCGACTTGGTGAGTCCGATCACACCGTGTTTTGCGGCGGTGTATGCGGCTCCGCCCTTGATGCCTATGACCCCGGCACCCGATGATGTGTTCACGATCGCGCCGCCGCCTTGCTTGAGTAGCAGTGGAATTTCATACTTCATGCACAGAAAAACACCGCGCAGATCGATGTCTACGATCCGATCCCACTCTTCCTCTTCGATTTCCGCTGTTGCTTTATTTTTCTGCTCCACACCGGCGTTGTTGAAGGCAAAGTCCAGCCGCCCGAAGGTCTCGATGGTCTTGGAAAGAGCCGCCTTCACGTCCTCGCTTCGTGTCACATCACACTTGAGGGCGATCGCTCGTCCGCCGAGTTCTTCGATCATGTGTACCGTTTCTTGATTGCCCTGTTCTGAAACGTCAGCGACCACTACATTAGCACCCTCACGGGCAAATGCTAGCGCCGTAGCTCGACCGATGCCGTTCGCTGCTCCAGTTACAAACGCAACTTTTCCTGTGTAGTTTCCATTCTCGTTCGTTGTCATGATTTTTTTCCTTTAATTCTTTACCTAACAAGGTCTTAAAACCACCAGATGCGAAGATCAGTTGGGATACTGCTCGTCGCTGACATGCTCCAGCCAGTCCACAGGCTTACCATCGAGCCATTCCTGAATAGCGATGTGCGTCATCGCCGTGGTTGTTGTAGCACCGTGCCAATGCTTCTCACCCGGCGAGATCCAAATCGCGTCCCCCGGTCGAATTTCCTCGATCAAGCCGCCCCAGCGCTGTACGAAACCACAGCCAGCCGTCACGATCAAGGTTTGTCCCAACGGGTGGGTATGCCATGCTGTCCGAGCGCCAGGCTCAAACGTGACACTGGCTCCAGATGTGCGTGCTGGATCGTGCGCCTCGAAAAGAGGGTCAATGCGGACAGTGCCGGTAAAATACTCAGCCGACCCTTTGGCGGAAGGCTGTGAGCCACTTCTTTTGATGTCCATTTTCTTAATTCCTTCACTTGATGCAATTTTGGTGGCTAGCAGGCAAGTCTCTTGCCCAATCAAAACTGAGTTTTCTCTTGAATAAAAATCCAGAATGCTTATAAGAAGCCAAAATCATTTTTCATTGCTTTAGCTTCATTCTAAGAATCCTGAAGAACAAGTAATAGAACAATCGTCTAAGATAGTTGTATAATTCTGCAAAATTAGAAATGAACTCTGCCAAAACGAGTGAAAAGTCCGATCGCGATTTAATGAACGACCCGCAGGCAAAGCGCGAGGCAGAAAGAGCGCAAGCAAACAGAGACGAACTGAAAGAGCGTATTGCCCAGGCTATTCATCATGATGGGACGATTGAGCCGCTCAAAGGTTTGCACTTCAACCGCTCCTCCTCGCCTTCGGAATGCATTCATAGTGTCTCTATCCCTGCGTTTTGTGCGATCGCTCAGGGCAGCAAAGAAGTTCTTTTAGGTAGCGATCGCTATCAGTACGACCCGATGCATTATCTGCTTGCTACGGTCGAACTGCCAATTGTCAGCCAAATTCTGGAAGCGTCCAAGGCGCAACCGTACCTTAGCCTTCGTCTCGATCTAGACCCCACGCTCGTTGGTTCAGTGATGGTCGAGGCAGGGCATCCCTCATCGCGCAGCCGTGCTGATGTGAAAGCGATTGATGTAAGTCCGTTGAATGCAAATCTGTTGGACGCTGTGGTGCGGCTCGTCAGGCTTTTAGATTCCCCTGCTGAAGCTCATGTTCTTGCACCACTGATTAAGCGGGAAATCATTTACCGACTCCTGATGGGAGAGCAAGGTAATCGGCTCCGTCATATTGCAGTTCTGGGTGGCTACACCTACCACATCGCCAGAGCCGTCGAGCGACTTCGTAAAGACTTTAACGAGCCGATCAAGATTGAAAGCATCGCACAAGAGCTGGGAATGAGTGTTTCGGGCTTTCACCATCACTTCAAGTCTGTCACTGCCATGAGTCCCTTGCAGTACCAAAAGCAACTGCGGCTCCAGGAGGCTCGCCGTCTGATGCTGGGGGAAAAGCTTGATGCTACCAGTGCTGCCTACCGCGTGGGTTATGACGATGCCTCGCATTTTAACCGGGAGTACAAGCGGCTTTTTGGTGCGCCACCGATGCGCGATGTGGAGCGGCTGCGAGAAGCTGCTAGGGAGACTGCTAGTTCAATATGATCTCCCATTCGGGTAGATCCAAAAGGGAGGACTAGGCAGCTGAGCATAAAGCTTACTTAGGTTTTTCACATCGTGTTGAAACCAGTTATGAATCCATAGACAGTACTGGTCAATCGCTTGTTGCTCGGTTAGATTACCTAAGAGTTCCGATGCGATCGCATGGCTAACCCAAATTCCAGACATGATTGCTTTGAGAACACCATGACTTGATGTCGGGTCAAGTATCATTGCTGCATCCCCAATGATAAAGTAACCACATCCAGCCGGTTGAGAAACGATACGCCAGCTAACATTAGCTGCCCGCATTTGTTGGTAAATCTTTAATCCTTGGAATTCATTAGGCAGCCAATCTTTTGGGATTTTCTCTTCTACAAACGATAAGCGCGTCCATTGATAAAGTTGCGTAGGCTTAGCCCGCACTTCTCTACGAGACGCTGCGCGAACTTTAGCAGTCCACGTCCAACCAGAGGAATCAGCGGCGATCGCTGGAGCATGATCTCGCGCTGGGCATTCTCCTGTAACATAACCATAATAGGCAATCAGACGCGGCGAGTGATATTGGATTTGTAACCCTAATTTTTGAGCTAGCCAATGATGATCTCCAGCAGCATCAATGATTTTAGCTGCTAGAAAAGTTCCCTGGGATGTCTCAACGCCAATTACTCTGCACCCATCCATAACTAAGCGGGAAGCGTGGCAAGGTTGTATAACCTTAACACCAATATCTCTTGCCCGATTAAGCAAAATTGCATCAAAATCGGCTCTCCAAGCTTGAAATCCAAGCCATGCTCCCGAATCATCTTCGCCAAAGGGGACAAACTCGTTTCCAGCTGACCACTGCACCCAGTTTCCTTGGTGACGCAGAAAGCTAGCTGCTAACACTGGCTCAAGTACCCCTAACTGCTTAAGTAGTGGTTCCACACCAGGGTGTAATGTTTCACCAGGATGTGTACGAGGAAATGGCTTGGACTCAATTAGGACGACTTGTAAGCCTAATTGGGCGCACCCAATAGCAGCAGCACAACCAGCCGGGCCACCTCCAACTACAAGCACATCAAAATTAGACACGTCTTCTAGACCAGTTTCCATTACCGCGTTTCAACAGAATATTGACTGGTGTAACAAACAGCGTCACTGTTTCTTCGATTTCAACCAAGCGTTTTCGAGAATCTGCTGGGTCTAAAAATGAATTTCCATGACGATAAATCTCAAACCGATAGATATTTCCAGCCAGCCTAGTTTGCGTTTGAGTTTGTGCCTGTTGTAATTCTGAATTACTCGGTTGCACTAGTTGGAACGAAAACACGCTCCATTCTCCCCTAGCTTCAGGTCTGATCCTTAAGGCTTGGTAAACATTCGCCATTGCCAACACTCTGGCTTCGTATTCACGCACATCAACCTTAGCTGTCAATGAGAGTGAGAATTTCTTCTGCAAAGAGTTCTCTACATAATCTGCATGGGCAAAATCTGCATACTCTATCAACTCTTTGCCATTCTTCGTGATGCGTCGAGGCCCAGGGATACCATCCCAGGGTAGGTCGCCAACCTGACCAATTTCTGCATCTGTCAACGGGCTAACAGTAGGCCAAACAGGATTTGGCTGAAACGTTCGGGCTGCATCAGGAGCTACTGCTGGCCAAAATGTACTAAGTGCAGCACAAAGTTTGGAGTCTTCTGGAAAAGGACTACCTAAACCGTAGCTTGCTAGATGTTCCACTTCGTTGGTGCGATCAAAACTCACATCCCAACCAGGAGCAAACACGCCCGCCGCCGCATCTGGAAGATATACTTGTCGGATTGTTGGGGAACCATTCAATGGCATTTGTCGCACCGAACCCTGACGGGGTAATGAGACAATTGCAGTTACAGTTTTATCTTCTGGTCGAAAATCAACATCTTCTAATTGCAGATTGGGAGCAAAGCGATTGTCAGATAAAGTTTCTGGGGGAACTCGCCAGAGATTCTGTCTAAGTCTGCTAGGTACTGACTGCTCTGTCCATTCTAATAGCTCTCGTTGGTCGCAGTTGGGGAAAAAATCTGGTGCGGTTACCAGAGAATAGGCTGGTATGTTGCGAGGAATTGCTACTGCTAACTCTGGACATATTGCTTCAATCGAGCCATCGCCTGTAAAGTCCAGGTAGTGTTGAGCATCGTAGCCACCTGCTTTCACAACCGCTTCCACATCTTTTTGGTCGTTGAGATTTTCTTGTTGACCATCCGATGATATTTTATGGCGGGCATGAACATACTCTGGAGCGTGTCTTGCTCCTGTGGTTTCATCCACAGGAATGGCTAGGCTAGAAGATAGGGTTGGACTATTCGGTGGAACTTTAAAGGTGAGCAGTTTTCCTTGATAAGTAGCTGCTTCAATGAGACTTGGGTGAACAACTGGAACTAAAAGCCCTGTGCCAAAATCAGACGCTGTTGCGAATTCAGCAATGCCTTCTGTAAAAATAAATGGCGGGTTGCTAATGTCTGGCTCACCCCACCCTGTGTTTTGCAATACTAAATGAATCCGCCGCAGTTTTTGATTGAC
This region of Nostoc sp. UHCC 0302 genomic DNA includes:
- a CDS encoding tryptophan 7-halogenase; this translates as METGLEDVSNFDVLVVGGGPAGCAAAIGCAQLGLQVVLIESKPFPRTHPGETLHPGVEPLLKQLGVLEPVLAASFLRHQGNWVQWSAGNEFVPFGEDDSGAWLGFQAWRADFDAILLNRARDIGVKVIQPCHASRLVMDGCRVIGVETSQGTFLAAKIIDAAGDHHWLAQKLGLQIQYHSPRLIAYYGYVTGECPARDHAPAIAADSSGWTWTAKVRAASRREVRAKPTQLYQWTRLSFVEEKIPKDWLPNEFQGLKIYQQMRAANVSWRIVSQPAGCGYFIIGDAAMILDPTSSHGVLKAIMSGIWVSHAIASELLGNLTEQQAIDQYCLWIHNWFQHDVKNLSKLYAQLPSPPFWIYPNGRSY